From the genome of Glycine max cultivar Williams 82 chromosome 2, Glycine_max_v4.0, whole genome shotgun sequence, one region includes:
- the LOC113000680 gene encoding uncharacterized protein has translation MAGPKTYWCHECDMSMSLTLPPSPLLYPPCHTHFLKLMDSLTLSQNDIESSLFDVVFQDALLLLNPLPQNPAPSPPSTSPPPSSPPSTPAVSSFTASSAKTKLPPLPKPNNYPANTYTTPMARTPCLVTEEDFYGLRITLNHITSRHALIEENENRSPQIGKTPGESRVQRERFASMKASMDFRISSLLDKIYNSKILVN, from the coding sequence ATGGCGGGTCCGAAAACCTATTGGTGCCACGAGTGCGACATGAGCATGTCCCTCACGCTCCCACCCTCCCCTCTCCTCTACCCGCCCTGTCACACCCACTTCCTCAAGCTCATGGACTCCCTAACCCTCTCCCAAAATGACATTGAATCCTCCCTCTTTGACGTCGTTTTCCAAGACGCTCTTTTACTTCTCAACCCCCTTCCTCAAAACCCCGCCCCCTCCCCTCCCTCCACGTCACCCCCTCCCTCCTCTCCTCCCTCGACCCCAGCGGTGTCGTCGTTCACAGCGTCATCTGCAAAGACCAAATTACCCCCATTGCCAAAGCCAAACAATTACCCTGCAAACACTTATACCACTCCGATGGCTCGAACTCCATGCCTCGTGACGGAAGAGGATTTCTACGGGCTGAGGATCACGCTCAACCACATTACCTCGCGCCACGCGCTCATCGAAGAAAATGAGAATCGCAGCCCCCAAATTGGGAAAACTCCAGGTGAGAGTCGCGTTCAGAGAGAGAGGTTCGCCTCCATGAAAGCGAGCATGGATTTTAGAATTTCCTCTCTTTTGGACAAGATTtacaattccaaaattttagttaattaa